The following proteins come from a genomic window of Marinobacter antarcticus:
- a CDS encoding rhomboid family intramembrane serine protease, protein MYRVKQLDTSVDLGGFSQWLKGQGVPHRISEEGGFQVLWLENPDHAEPVLEALDRFLAEPEVRQAVEHHNRSPVFVAGRWQPSPRHAPLVLAIIVLGVLMAWFTGLGSNQFTATLMFVDPRAYDWGSMAERLDALSATLASGQVWRLFTPDFLHFSWTHIIFNSVMLWFLGSQVEWFDGRGRLVVLFIITSLLSNGLQYLISGPLFGGLSGVVYGILGYCWLSQRTLPRFQFPPALVTFAVVWMVIGFTPFPEMLGLGSMANEAHLGGFVAGLGLAAILPTRKKQQT, encoded by the coding sequence GTGTACCGAGTAAAGCAGTTGGATACCAGTGTAGATCTTGGCGGGTTCAGCCAGTGGCTGAAAGGCCAGGGAGTTCCTCATCGGATCAGTGAGGAGGGCGGTTTCCAGGTGCTATGGCTGGAAAACCCGGACCACGCAGAGCCTGTTCTGGAGGCTTTGGATCGATTTCTTGCCGAGCCGGAAGTTCGACAGGCGGTAGAGCATCATAATCGCTCGCCGGTGTTTGTAGCAGGGCGCTGGCAACCATCCCCGCGACACGCGCCTCTGGTATTGGCTATCATTGTGCTCGGTGTGTTGATGGCGTGGTTCACCGGTCTGGGCAGTAATCAGTTCACCGCCACTCTGATGTTTGTTGACCCCCGGGCTTATGACTGGGGCAGCATGGCAGAGCGCCTTGACGCGCTATCGGCCACGCTTGCTAGCGGCCAGGTCTGGAGGCTGTTCACGCCGGATTTCCTGCATTTTAGCTGGACTCACATCATTTTTAATTCTGTGATGCTGTGGTTTCTGGGCAGCCAGGTTGAATGGTTTGACGGCCGTGGCCGGCTGGTTGTGCTCTTTATCATAACCAGCCTTTTGTCCAACGGGCTGCAATATCTGATTTCCGGGCCTTTGTTTGGCGGCCTTTCCGGGGTTGTCTATGGCATCCTCGGCTATTGCTGGCTGAGCCAACGAACGCTCCCCAGGTTCCAGTTCCCACCGGCGCTGGTAACCTTTGCGGTGGTATGGATGGTGATCGGGTTTACACCCTTCCCTGAAATGCTGGGCCTGGGAAGTATGGCAAACGAAGCACATCTTGGCGGATTCGTTGCTGGCCTGGGGCTGGCGGCCATATTGCCTACCCGGAAAAAACAGCAGACATAA
- a CDS encoding NAD(+) kinase: MDQFRNIGVIGRMGSVKVVESLRQLKQYLVANHYHVILEEDTASMLPGHGLQVASKKLLGEICDLVIVVGGDGSLLGAARELAKSKIPLLGVNRGRLGFLTDISPSDLEERLGKVLEGEYIEETRFLLDGNVERNGRPLGFGTALNDVVLHPGKSTRMIGFDLYIDGHFVYSQRSDGLIVSTPTGSTAYSLSAGGPIMHPKLDAIVLVPMFPHMLSSRPIVVDGKSEIKLVIGETNETYPQISFDGQMNIACAPGDIIRIAKKPFKIRLIHPKDHNFYATCRDKLGWASEIAAG; this comes from the coding sequence ATGGATCAGTTCAGGAACATAGGCGTTATCGGCCGGATGGGCAGCGTTAAAGTGGTTGAATCACTGCGCCAGCTCAAACAATACCTGGTCGCTAACCATTACCACGTTATCCTTGAGGAAGACACGGCCAGTATGTTGCCTGGCCATGGCTTGCAGGTTGCCAGCAAGAAATTGCTCGGCGAGATTTGTGATCTGGTTATTGTGGTAGGGGGCGACGGAAGCTTATTGGGCGCGGCCCGGGAACTGGCGAAATCAAAGATTCCGCTGCTCGGGGTAAACCGTGGGCGGCTAGGGTTCCTTACGGATATTTCTCCCTCAGACCTGGAGGAGCGCCTGGGCAAGGTGCTTGAGGGCGAATATATTGAAGAAACCCGCTTTCTGCTAGACGGGAACGTCGAACGCAATGGGCGGCCACTTGGTTTTGGTACCGCCCTGAACGACGTGGTGCTGCACCCGGGCAAGTCGACTCGAATGATCGGTTTTGATTTGTATATCGACGGCCACTTTGTATATAGCCAGCGTTCAGATGGATTGATTGTTTCTACGCCTACGGGCTCAACGGCCTACTCGCTTTCAGCGGGAGGGCCGATTATGCATCCGAAGCTGGATGCCATTGTACTGGTACCCATGTTCCCTCACATGCTTAGTAGTCGGCCGATTGTCGTTGATGGCAAGAGCGAGATAAAGCTGGTTATCGGGGAAACCAACGAGACCTATCCGCAGATCAGTTTCGATGGTCAGATGAACATTGCCTGTGCCCCGGGTGATATCATTCGCATTGCTAAGAAGCCCTTCAAAATTCGCCTGATTCATCCCAAGGATCATAATTTCTATGCCACCTGCCGCGATAAACTTGGCTGGGCAAGCGAAATAGCAGCGGGTTGA
- a CDS encoding metallophosphoesterase, with protein MAGNKPTASRGYDIIGDIHGCANTLARLLEQMGYNKVNGVYQHRRRQAVFIGDIIDRGPRIREALHLVRNMVERGSARIVMGNHEYNALGYCTRARAGSGKTWLREHNSRHDRLIRETLDQFEAHPYEWNDFLEWFYTIPLFIEEDDFRAVHACWDSELIEKFKQLQGGAFIDEDFLHASAAIDSFAGQVMDTLLRGTDLRLPQGMKITGRDGYVREFFRTKFWADDPSTYADVVFQPDPLPAEVASRVLAEHERKQLISYPLDAPPVFVGHYWMESEPAPLKSNVACIDFSAVKYGRLVAYRMDGERELSRDKFVWVNVARDHRDSPDYPTSEDSVAR; from the coding sequence ATGGCTGGAAACAAACCTACCGCAAGCCGCGGTTATGACATTATTGGCGATATTCACGGTTGTGCGAACACGCTTGCGCGACTGCTTGAGCAGATGGGTTACAACAAAGTTAACGGGGTGTACCAACACCGCCGCCGTCAGGCCGTCTTTATTGGGGATATCATTGATCGCGGCCCGAGAATCCGGGAAGCCCTTCACCTCGTAAGGAATATGGTGGAGCGGGGTTCTGCGAGAATCGTAATGGGTAATCATGAGTACAACGCCCTTGGCTATTGCACTCGGGCCCGGGCGGGCAGCGGCAAAACATGGCTGCGTGAGCACAATTCCCGTCACGACCGACTGATCCGGGAAACCCTTGATCAGTTTGAAGCCCACCCATATGAATGGAATGACTTTCTTGAGTGGTTTTATACAATTCCACTGTTCATTGAGGAAGATGATTTTCGGGCGGTACACGCGTGCTGGGACAGTGAGCTCATTGAGAAATTCAAACAGTTGCAGGGCGGCGCCTTCATCGACGAAGACTTCCTTCACGCATCTGCTGCAATCGACTCTTTCGCAGGGCAGGTCATGGATACGCTGTTGCGGGGCACAGATTTGCGCCTTCCTCAGGGTATGAAAATCACCGGGCGTGATGGCTACGTTCGAGAGTTTTTCCGCACCAAATTCTGGGCGGATGACCCGAGCACCTATGCGGATGTTGTGTTTCAGCCCGATCCATTACCCGCAGAGGTGGCCAGCAGGGTTTTGGCTGAGCACGAACGTAAACAACTTATCAGCTATCCGTTGGACGCGCCTCCGGTGTTCGTTGGTCATTACTGGATGGAGAGCGAGCCGGCTCCGTTGAAATCCAACGTCGCCTGCATTGATTTCAGTGCAGTGAAATACGGCAGGTTGGTGGCCTACCGGATGGATGGTGAACGAGAGCTTTCCCGCGACAAGTTTGTCTGGGTTAATGTGGCTCGGGATCATCGCGATTCCCCGGATTATCCCACCAGTGAAGACAGCGTCGCCCGCTAG
- a CDS encoding DUF2797 domain-containing protein: protein MPADAGRPVSYVLAVGDARVPLNELIGQPLRFDFEGVIRCIHCDRATKKSFNQGFCYPCFRKLAACDSCIMSPEKCHYHLGTCREPEWGETHCMIEHVVYLANSSGLKVGITRSSQVPTRWIDQGAVDAIPMFRVATRYLSGLVEVACKAHVADRTNWRAMLKGDVPELDLVHERQRILALIKDDIAALREEHGQDSIREVDEQGLDLSYPVQTWPEKIKTHNLDKTPEVEGVLEGIKGQYLILDTGVINIRKFTGYEVRFRVMSA, encoded by the coding sequence ATGCCTGCAGACGCGGGCAGACCCGTGTCTTATGTCCTGGCTGTGGGTGATGCCCGCGTGCCACTGAACGAGCTCATTGGCCAACCTTTACGCTTTGATTTCGAGGGTGTGATCCGCTGTATTCACTGCGACCGGGCAACAAAAAAGAGCTTTAACCAGGGCTTCTGTTATCCCTGTTTCCGCAAGCTGGCGGCTTGTGACAGCTGCATCATGAGTCCTGAGAAGTGTCATTATCATCTGGGCACCTGCCGCGAACCGGAATGGGGCGAGACCCACTGCATGATTGAGCATGTCGTTTATCTGGCCAACTCTTCAGGCCTGAAGGTAGGTATTACCCGTAGTTCTCAGGTGCCAACTCGCTGGATTGATCAGGGCGCGGTCGATGCGATTCCGATGTTCAGGGTGGCGACTCGTTATCTTTCCGGCCTGGTTGAAGTGGCCTGTAAAGCTCATGTTGCTGACCGCACGAACTGGCGCGCCATGCTCAAAGGTGATGTTCCCGAGCTGGATCTTGTGCATGAGCGCCAGAGGATACTGGCACTGATTAAAGACGATATTGCCGCGTTGCGGGAAGAGCATGGTCAGGATTCCATCCGTGAAGTGGATGAGCAGGGGCTTGATCTGAGTTACCCCGTGCAGACCTGGCCGGAGAAAATCAAAACCCATAATCTGGACAAAACGCCGGAAGTGGAGGGGGTTCTTGAGGGCATTAAAGGCCAGTACCTGATCCTCGACACCGGTGTGATCAATATCCGCAAGTTCACCGGTTATGAAGTCCGTTTCCGGGTAATGAGTGCTTAA
- a CDS encoding DNA repair protein, with amino-acid sequence MVSAGQATDDYSAVFFIEGNEVARQMRASEFGAFLDGYVGLSDLAETDVKAVLVDLSSDLLVRALVFFRIWFDEEGRADSGWNVPIEELAAVGAKGPNMGGGAIRLVCRSQCPNPQYASELWDPDMTPGNNHFQVIRKAVNANTLKFRRVQPEEEENIPVLRSGEDDSALAEESRTGADRARLAQLIREQRLRIKTLQSVNRDMLSEVQREHRLEMNAQRNEIADISQRYERQRLSNEQLKHRLAERNQQYLTMQEQMASGGAGKDRDDANVNAELVLLREQLDRKRRELELRDEKIGVLEQEAYEIRHREPPENSVMSYLKGHSVFLVAYHPGVGHLTLPYDDIEAYFRNPTAYASERLGMNEPSYLQWLEHYENPVCQHSAENGDLCGEPLLRVSQPGEFRPGLDDRCENHQP; translated from the coding sequence ATGGTTTCTGCCGGCCAGGCAACGGACGATTATTCGGCGGTATTCTTTATCGAAGGCAACGAGGTGGCTCGCCAGATGCGTGCCAGCGAGTTTGGAGCCTTCCTTGATGGATATGTCGGCTTGTCGGATCTAGCTGAAACCGATGTAAAGGCTGTATTGGTGGATCTGAGCAGCGATCTTCTGGTGCGTGCTCTTGTATTTTTCCGTATCTGGTTTGATGAGGAAGGCAGAGCCGACAGCGGCTGGAACGTTCCCATTGAAGAGCTTGCTGCCGTCGGTGCCAAAGGCCCGAATATGGGTGGTGGAGCTATTCGTCTTGTGTGTCGCAGCCAATGCCCGAATCCCCAGTACGCCTCCGAGTTATGGGATCCGGATATGACGCCGGGCAATAACCATTTCCAAGTGATCCGCAAAGCCGTTAACGCGAATACCCTCAAGTTTCGTCGTGTTCAGCCTGAAGAAGAGGAAAACATCCCTGTGCTTCGTTCGGGGGAGGACGATTCCGCTTTAGCTGAAGAGTCTCGTACCGGTGCAGATCGTGCGCGTCTGGCACAGCTGATCCGCGAGCAGCGCCTGCGTATCAAGACTCTGCAAAGCGTCAACCGGGATATGCTTTCCGAAGTGCAGCGTGAACACCGGCTTGAGATGAACGCCCAGCGCAACGAGATCGCTGATATCAGTCAGAGGTACGAGCGCCAGCGCCTCAGCAACGAACAGCTGAAACACCGCCTGGCTGAGCGTAATCAGCAGTATCTGACCATGCAGGAGCAGATGGCTTCCGGTGGCGCAGGAAAAGATCGTGATGATGCCAATGTGAATGCTGAACTGGTATTGCTCAGGGAGCAGCTCGATCGTAAACGGCGCGAACTGGAGCTCAGGGATGAGAAAATTGGCGTCCTCGAGCAAGAAGCATATGAAATCCGGCACCGTGAGCCGCCTGAAAACTCGGTTATGAGTTATCTCAAGGGGCATTCTGTTTTCCTTGTGGCCTATCACCCGGGGGTTGGTCACCTGACCCTGCCTTACGATGATATCGAAGCCTACTTCCGTAACCCCACCGCCTATGCGTCAGAACGCCTTGGTATGAACGAGCCTTCGTACCTTCAATGGCTTGAACACTATGAGAATCCGGTGTGTCAGCACTCTGCCGAGAACGGAGACCTTTGTGGCGAACCTCTATTGCGGGTAAGCCAGCCGGGAGAATTCCGGCCTGGTCTTGATGACCGCTGCGAGAACCATCAGCCCTGA
- a CDS encoding YeaC family protein produces MTYEELIERLDPNVYQSLRQSIALGKWPDGRKLTPQQREISLEAIIYYENLHNIPEQGRVGYLDRGSKAGTECDPSVRRNQSGNNDVDPDQFVEVKS; encoded by the coding sequence ATGACCTACGAAGAACTTATCGAACGGCTCGATCCCAATGTTTATCAGAGCCTGCGCCAGTCCATTGCGCTCGGCAAATGGCCTGATGGCCGGAAGCTTACGCCGCAGCAGCGTGAGATCAGCCTGGAAGCCATTATTTACTATGAAAACCTGCATAACATTCCGGAGCAGGGGCGGGTTGGGTATCTCGACCGGGGCAGCAAAGCGGGCACGGAGTGTGATCCCTCGGTGCGTCGCAACCAGTCAGGCAATAATGACGTTGATCCCGATCAGTTTGTTGAGGTCAAGTCTTGA